A region from the Sphingomonas brevis genome encodes:
- a CDS encoding type II secretion system F family protein: MSDVWLRAIVLVLVFAAVVFAVERVVSVMVGRKLESQAINQRLDLISRGVSRGEAMQLLRRQTSNLADLVPNLIARPIIAFEKTLMAAGIAMPTGRLMLALALAPLLIFLALILFMIIGEVALGSGRVLLLATFSFLVGAALPMFYFNLRATRMRKKMQDQFPVALDVFVRGLRAGHPIAAALDLLTVEMPDPIGSQFGIVVDEVTYGADLRDALTAMADRWDLEDMRMFVVSLAVQSETGGNLAEILENLSQVIRERASMMLKVRALSSEGRMTAAMLSALPVVAFTLLFIGNPRFYLDVADDPAFLPGYVALLVLYLIGFFSIRRMIDLKV, translated from the coding sequence ATGAGCGATGTCTGGCTCCGCGCGATCGTCCTGGTCCTTGTGTTCGCCGCGGTGGTGTTTGCGGTCGAGCGGGTCGTATCGGTCATGGTTGGCCGCAAGCTTGAAAGCCAGGCAATCAACCAGCGCCTCGACCTGATCAGTCGCGGCGTTTCGCGGGGTGAGGCAATGCAGCTGCTGCGCCGCCAGACCAGCAACCTGGCGGATCTGGTCCCGAACCTGATCGCACGGCCGATCATCGCCTTTGAAAAGACGCTGATGGCGGCCGGGATTGCGATGCCGACCGGGCGCTTGATGCTGGCCCTGGCGCTCGCTCCCCTCCTGATCTTTCTGGCGCTCATCCTGTTCATGATCATTGGCGAAGTCGCGCTTGGAAGCGGCCGGGTGTTGCTGCTCGCGACCTTCTCATTCCTGGTCGGCGCCGCTTTGCCGATGTTCTATTTCAATCTCCGCGCGACCCGCATGCGCAAGAAAATGCAGGACCAGTTTCCGGTAGCCCTGGATGTGTTCGTTCGCGGCCTTCGCGCCGGGCATCCGATTGCCGCTGCACTCGACCTGCTGACGGTCGAAATGCCGGACCCGATCGGCAGCCAATTTGGCATCGTCGTCGACGAAGTCACGTATGGCGCGGACCTGCGCGACGCATTGACCGCCATGGCCGATCGTTGGGACCTGGAAGACATGCGGATGTTCGTGGTCAGCCTTGCGGTGCAGAGCGAGACCGGCGGCAACTTGGCCGAGATTTTGGAGAATCTGAGCCAGGTGATCCGCGAACGGGCATCGATGATGCTGAAGGTTCGGGCCCTTTCGAGCGAGGGGAGGATGACCGCCGCAATGCTTTCGGCCTTGCCGGTCGTGGCGTTCACCTTGCTGTTCATCGGCAACCCTCGATTCTATCTCGATGTCGCCGACGATCCGGCGTTTCTGCCCGGTTATGTCGCGTTGCTGGTTCTGTATCTGATCGGCTTCTTTTCGATCCGCCGAATGATCGACTTGAAGGTGTAG
- a CDS encoding CpaF family protein — protein MWQIRKPKDQTGPEEVAERTEEERKLQTTGDAGAFATKDLHTDLKVELHQRLLGLINLSALDTMSREQIQDEVGDIVLEELDKQRHALNQAERRQLVDDVLDELLGLGPIEPLLKDATITDILVNGHNSVFVERFGVLEASPVRFKDEKHLIRIIQKIVSAVGRRVDESAPMVDARLADGSRVNAVVPPLALDGALLSIRKFAKTPISMARLTEIGSVPSQVADVLKAVVAARLNVLISGGTGSGKTTMLNAMSAFIDNRERIVTIEDSAELQLQQEHVARLETRPANIEGRGEILQRDLVKNSLRMRPDRIIVGEVRAGEAFDMLQAMNTGHDGSMTTVHANTPRDALSRVEQMIGMSGIDVPARSARAQISSAIHVVVQVARLSDGRRKLVSLSELSGMEGDVITMQEIFRYRQTGVSADGIVQGRFEASGIRPRFLEQVMAHGVTLSPDLFRPDRNFEA, from the coding sequence ATGTGGCAGATTCGCAAACCCAAGGATCAAACCGGCCCGGAAGAGGTTGCCGAGCGGACCGAAGAAGAACGGAAGCTCCAGACTACCGGCGATGCCGGCGCGTTCGCTACCAAGGACCTTCACACCGATCTCAAGGTTGAGCTCCACCAGCGCCTGCTCGGACTGATCAATTTGAGCGCGCTCGACACCATGTCGCGCGAACAGATCCAGGACGAAGTCGGCGATATCGTCCTGGAGGAACTGGACAAGCAGCGTCATGCGCTCAACCAGGCCGAACGCCGGCAGCTGGTCGACGATGTGCTGGACGAGCTGCTCGGGCTGGGCCCGATCGAGCCGCTGCTCAAGGATGCAACGATCACCGATATATTGGTGAACGGACACAATAGCGTGTTCGTTGAGCGGTTCGGTGTGCTGGAGGCATCGCCGGTTAGGTTCAAGGACGAAAAGCACCTCATCCGCATCATTCAGAAGATCGTTTCGGCAGTCGGCCGCCGCGTTGATGAATCCGCGCCGATGGTCGACGCCCGTCTCGCCGACGGCAGCCGCGTCAACGCGGTGGTTCCGCCGCTGGCGCTTGACGGGGCTCTGCTGTCGATCCGCAAATTCGCCAAGACGCCGATCAGTATGGCTCGGTTGACCGAGATCGGGTCGGTGCCTTCACAAGTTGCGGACGTGCTGAAGGCGGTCGTCGCGGCACGGCTCAACGTGCTCATCTCCGGCGGTACCGGCTCCGGCAAGACAACCATGCTCAATGCGATGTCGGCTTTCATCGACAATCGCGAGCGGATCGTCACGATTGAGGATTCGGCCGAACTTCAACTTCAGCAGGAGCATGTCGCCCGGCTGGAGACACGGCCTGCCAATATCGAAGGAAGGGGCGAAATCCTTCAACGCGACCTCGTCAAGAACTCGCTGCGCATGCGGCCCGATCGGATCATCGTCGGCGAGGTTCGCGCCGGCGAAGCGTTCGACATGCTGCAGGCGATGAACACCGGGCACGACGGATCGATGACTACCGTCCACGCCAACACGCCGCGCGACGCACTAAGCCGCGTCGAGCAGATGATCGGGATGAGCGGGATCGACGTCCCGGCACGCTCGGCGCGGGCGCAAATCTCATCGGCAATTCACGTCGTCGTGCAGGTGGCCCGACTCTCGGACGGCCGGCGCAAGTTGGTCAGCCTCTCCGAATTGAGCGGCATGGAAGGCGATGTCATCACCATGCAGGAGATCTTCCGCTACCGGCAGACCGGTGTCTCCGCCGACGGCATCGTCCAGGGTCGCTTCGAGGCCAGCGGCATTCGCCCGCGTTTCCTTGAGCAGGTCATGGCGCACGGCGTTACCCTGTCGCCCGACCTCTTCCGCCCGGACAGGAATTTCGAAGCATGA
- a CDS encoding AAA family ATPase produces MSVHNPDRPTAQWMADTGPPPVRLLLAGAEGQANELVGARAAGFPLELVIIDTAAPIDPSVLSGAAAAVVQVTEGDDRSTDRFKKLAEGPVPLIAAAYEPSMKLVRALVRAGAHDVVPLPLDPEELETALDPIRRIAAAQGPRARAGHQKIVTVIKSEGGIGATALLSQLALRFAANEAAAGREACLIDLDVQFGNAALQLGLQPSLTFSDLVEAGKRLDGDLLRSVATRHPSGLRVIGAPREIMPLEMLTSEQMLSIVDLAVSEYGTVLVDLPMNWTNWSLSLLARSDLVLLVTELRVPSLHRARRQLDLLGTQDMGNLEVRIVLNRTEKGFFRTLSESDAERVLKKPVSYCISNDHETMSQAIDRGIPIDQVKRKSPLCRDIDALERGLAGALGLER; encoded by the coding sequence ATGAGCGTGCATAACCCTGACCGACCCACCGCCCAGTGGATGGCCGACACTGGCCCTCCACCGGTGCGCCTGTTGCTTGCCGGAGCTGAAGGCCAGGCAAATGAGCTGGTTGGCGCGCGCGCCGCCGGCTTCCCGCTCGAGCTCGTCATTATCGATACGGCGGCGCCGATCGATCCGTCGGTTCTGTCCGGCGCGGCTGCCGCCGTCGTTCAGGTAACCGAAGGCGATGACCGGTCGACCGATCGGTTCAAGAAGCTGGCCGAAGGTCCCGTGCCCTTGATCGCGGCTGCCTACGAACCTTCGATGAAGCTGGTCCGCGCGCTGGTCCGCGCCGGGGCCCATGACGTGGTGCCCTTGCCGCTCGATCCCGAAGAACTTGAAACCGCTCTCGATCCAATTCGCCGGATCGCGGCTGCCCAGGGTCCGCGCGCCCGGGCCGGTCACCAAAAGATCGTGACGGTCATCAAGAGCGAAGGCGGCATTGGCGCCACCGCATTGCTTAGCCAATTGGCGTTGCGCTTTGCGGCAAATGAGGCCGCCGCAGGGCGTGAGGCATGTCTGATCGACCTGGATGTCCAGTTCGGCAACGCGGCCCTCCAGCTCGGCCTTCAGCCCTCCTTGACCTTTAGCGACCTGGTTGAAGCCGGAAAACGGCTCGACGGCGATCTGCTGCGCTCGGTCGCCACGCGCCATCCCAGTGGCCTTCGGGTAATTGGTGCTCCGCGCGAAATCATGCCGCTCGAAATGCTGACCAGCGAACAGATGCTTTCGATTGTCGACTTGGCGGTCTCTGAATATGGCACCGTACTGGTCGACCTGCCGATGAACTGGACGAACTGGTCGTTGTCGTTGCTCGCGCGGTCAGACCTGGTCTTGCTGGTGACCGAACTTCGCGTGCCAAGCCTTCATCGCGCTCGCCGGCAACTCGATCTGCTTGGCACCCAGGACATGGGTAACCTCGAAGTGCGCATCGTACTCAATCGCACCGAAAAGGGCTTCTTCCGCACCTTGAGCGAGTCGGATGCGGAGAGGGTGCTGAAGAAACCAGTTTCCTACTGCATATCCAACGACCATGAGACGATGAGCCAGGCGATCGATCGCGGGATTCCGATCGACCAGGTCAAGCGCAAGTCACCTTTGTGCCGCGATATCGACGCGCTTGAGCGCGGCCTTGCCGGCGCTCTTGGGCTGGAGCGCTGA
- a CDS encoding TadE/TadG family type IV pilus assembly protein — protein MMARLASIARDERAASAAEFAMVLPLLLLFLFGIIDVGRYMWTLNRLEKATQMGVRYAVVSDPVANVINTDFVGGYGLPGGNVVPNATFGSATCDSTGNCTVTGAASSVSGRNATAFTAIVTWMQRFYPLITAPQVRVIYQNVGLGYAGDPTGPDVSPLTTVEVRNMTFQPLILFGGSVTLPTIRASLTLEDGECSTTGDCGFSN, from the coding sequence ATGATGGCGCGGCTCGCCTCGATCGCGCGCGATGAACGCGCAGCCAGTGCCGCCGAGTTCGCGATGGTGCTGCCGTTGCTGCTGCTTTTCCTGTTCGGGATCATCGATGTCGGCCGTTACATGTGGACCCTGAACCGGCTGGAAAAGGCAACGCAGATGGGCGTTCGCTATGCGGTTGTTAGCGATCCCGTGGCGAACGTCATCAATACGGATTTCGTTGGCGGTTACGGCCTGCCCGGCGGAAATGTGGTGCCGAATGCGACCTTCGGCAGCGCCACGTGCGACTCGACCGGCAATTGCACGGTGACCGGGGCCGCCAGCAGCGTTTCCGGCCGCAATGCGACCGCCTTTACTGCCATCGTGACCTGGATGCAGAGATTCTATCCGCTGATCACCGCGCCGCAGGTGCGAGTGATCTATCAGAATGTGGGGCTGGGCTATGCCGGCGATCCCACCGGACCCGACGTCTCTCCGCTGACGACGGTCGAAGTTCGAAACATGACTTTTCAACCCCTGATCTTGTTTGGCGGCAGTGTGACCCTGCCGACCATCAGAGCGTCGCTGACTCTAGAGGACGGCGAATGTTCAACCACCGGCGACTGCGGATTTTCGAATTGA
- a CDS encoding TadE/TadG family type IV pilus assembly protein — MTARPRLWSDRRGAAAAEMAMVAPLLVLIMFGSLEVGNFFWDQHQVLKAVRDGARFAARQSFTSMPCGGPAANEDQIKNVVRFGKATVVSGVDRPQLYYWTNNSTITVTIDCYANAGVDGARIYDGIYSARPNVPRVTVAASVPYSPLAGVFGIPAGGLSLNASSQATVFGI, encoded by the coding sequence ATGACCGCGCGCCCTCGCCTTTGGTCAGATCGCCGCGGTGCCGCCGCCGCCGAAATGGCGATGGTCGCGCCGTTGCTCGTCTTGATTATGTTCGGCTCGCTCGAGGTTGGCAATTTTTTCTGGGACCAGCATCAGGTCTTGAAGGCGGTGCGCGATGGCGCTCGTTTCGCCGCACGCCAAAGCTTCACGTCGATGCCCTGCGGCGGCCCAGCGGCAAATGAAGATCAGATCAAGAATGTGGTGCGCTTCGGAAAGGCCACGGTCGTTTCCGGCGTAGACAGGCCACAGCTTTATTACTGGACCAACAACTCCACGATAACCGTCACCATCGATTGCTACGCCAATGCAGGCGTCGACGGTGCGCGCATCTATGACGGCATCTATAGCGCGAGACCGAATGTCCCTCGCGTAACCGTCGCGGCTTCCGTTCCCTACTCGCCTTTGGCCGGAGTGTTCGGAATTCCGGCGGGCGGCCTGTCGCTCAACGCATCGAGCCAGGCCACGGTGTTCGGCATATGA
- a CDS encoding pilus assembly protein TadG-related protein: MNRRLFRIWSDKQAAVAPTVALSLFALIGVGGIAFDYAHMAGLDTELQNAADQAALAAASQLDGESAACSRAVAAARLLVTNQTVMANDSGGLAVTIADSNVCTSDTVITDNPDASIRFFQDKLATVPATTMADANFVQVAVDTRRANYALTPVVGALSSGDMRAQAVAGLGTAICKVPPLMICPPTGGVSDWNALRGHGIRAVSNSGPNWAPGDFGYIGPQDANSTQIGLAFQNPVFQCQQIEGPQSVSSGAPTPAIVAINTRFDIYDISNGAGVALAPCLGSACPPALNVTKDLVKTSGSGCGTRTSHNNGNDAWHLVPAANRFRPVQAAGADPMRQFQTAGQTIQAMGLPRDNCHYTSYGSTCPGANPRFGDGVWARGDYWAKNHAGVTPPADAATWTRYETYLWEITNNSIPNDTTGTDRQRGSPVCNATVPDPSRDRRVLQVAVGGNCGSLHGASTPVQIGAWVDMFLVEPGVANPGRGNGDSGNEIYLEVIGEVTPGGNAAQIIRRDSPYLVR, from the coding sequence ATGAATCGGCGTCTCTTCCGGATATGGAGCGATAAGCAGGCGGCGGTTGCGCCGACGGTTGCGCTATCCCTGTTCGCGCTGATTGGCGTCGGCGGAATTGCGTTCGATTATGCGCACATGGCCGGCCTCGACACCGAATTGCAGAACGCCGCGGACCAGGCGGCCCTAGCGGCTGCCAGCCAGCTGGATGGCGAATCCGCGGCTTGCTCCAGGGCCGTCGCGGCGGCGCGCTTGCTTGTGACCAACCAGACAGTGATGGCCAATGATAGCGGCGGCCTGGCGGTAACCATTGCCGATTCAAATGTGTGCACGTCCGATACCGTGATCACGGACAATCCGGATGCGAGCATCCGCTTTTTCCAGGACAAGCTGGCGACTGTGCCGGCGACGACGATGGCCGATGCCAATTTCGTGCAGGTCGCGGTTGACACGAGACGAGCCAATTATGCGCTCACGCCGGTCGTAGGAGCGCTTTCTTCTGGCGATATGAGGGCACAGGCGGTTGCCGGCCTGGGCACTGCCATATGCAAGGTGCCGCCGCTGATGATTTGCCCTCCGACCGGCGGAGTGTCGGATTGGAACGCGCTGAGGGGTCATGGAATCAGGGCGGTTTCGAACAGCGGTCCCAATTGGGCGCCCGGCGACTTCGGTTATATCGGGCCACAGGACGCCAATTCGACCCAGATCGGCCTCGCCTTCCAGAACCCGGTGTTCCAGTGCCAGCAGATTGAAGGCCCGCAATCGGTCAGCTCGGGCGCGCCGACGCCAGCGATTGTCGCGATCAATACCAGGTTCGACATTTACGACATCAGCAATGGCGCCGGAGTGGCGCTTGCGCCATGCCTAGGCAGCGCATGTCCGCCAGCCCTGAATGTGACAAAGGACCTCGTCAAGACGTCCGGTAGCGGGTGTGGTACCCGGACTAGCCACAACAATGGCAACGACGCCTGGCATCTGGTGCCGGCCGCTAATAGATTCAGACCGGTACAGGCAGCCGGTGCCGACCCGATGCGGCAGTTTCAAACGGCAGGCCAGACGATTCAGGCCATGGGCTTGCCCCGGGACAATTGCCATTACACCAGCTACGGCTCGACTTGCCCTGGCGCCAATCCACGCTTTGGCGACGGCGTCTGGGCGCGCGGCGACTATTGGGCCAAGAATCACGCGGGGGTTACTCCGCCGGCTGACGCCGCGACCTGGACGCGCTACGAAACCTATCTGTGGGAAATCACGAACAATAGTATTCCTAACGATACTACTGGTACTGATCGGCAGAGGGGCTCGCCGGTGTGCAATGCCACAGTTCCCGATCCGTCTCGCGATCGCCGCGTGCTCCAGGTCGCCGTTGGCGGCAACTGCGGGTCATTGCATGGCGCATCGACGCCGGTCCAGATCGGGGCATGGGTCGACATGTTCCTGGTCGAGCCTGGCGTGGCCAATCCGGGCCGCGGGAATGGCGACAGCGGCAACGAAATCTACCTGGAAGTGATCGGAGAAGTCACTCCAGGCGGCAATGCGGCCCAAATCATACGGCGCGACTCGCCGTACCTGGTGCGCTGA
- a CDS encoding type II and III secretion system protein family protein, producing the protein MLNRTLTRAALGAAIACSAAAFAAAVPAAAQISVSESDGVRAGELAVPVNKSQVLRSDRPFAKALIGNPDIADVLPLSDQSIYVLGKKMGTTSLTLYDRRNMLIAVVDIAVGPDVIGLKRQLSELMPGDQVGARIANDSVVLEGIVSSGPAADRAVQLAETYAPGKVINLLSIGSAQQVMLEVRFSEIKRGALKDLGFSSFVEGSGSHGFQGAIGGGASLSGSLGSTTTVSTDPVTGDVTTTTTPNAPTLSLGSIVDSFGILTRMFKIAGLNFDVAFNALERKGVVTTLAEPTLVALSGETASFLAGGEFPIPVAQSGNSGGDSAISVQFKQFGVSLAFTPTVLADGVINLEVAPEVSSIDASASVVVNNLRIPGLQTRRAHTTVELRDGESFALAGLIRRDFQDTIRQFPVLGSIPIIGTLFRSTNFQKEETELVIIVTPRLVKPVRAAAMKVPTDRATAPDEVDLFLLGRPDTGVGVNPLAPTQPSPAGRPIGETSPAPAPGGMAALDPSKLEKDYGHAF; encoded by the coding sequence ATGCTCAATAGGACTTTGACAAGGGCGGCGCTTGGCGCGGCCATCGCTTGTAGCGCGGCAGCCTTCGCGGCCGCCGTTCCGGCCGCGGCACAGATCTCGGTCAGCGAATCCGACGGCGTTCGCGCCGGCGAGCTGGCGGTGCCGGTCAACAAGAGCCAGGTGCTGCGCTCCGACCGGCCGTTCGCCAAGGCGCTGATCGGCAATCCCGACATCGCCGACGTGCTGCCGCTGTCGGACCAGTCAATCTATGTGCTCGGCAAGAAGATGGGGACCACCAGCCTCACCCTCTATGACCGGCGCAACATGCTGATCGCGGTGGTCGACATTGCGGTCGGGCCGGACGTCATCGGGCTGAAGCGGCAATTGTCCGAATTGATGCCGGGCGACCAGGTAGGCGCGCGCATCGCCAATGATTCGGTTGTGCTGGAAGGCATCGTCAGCTCAGGGCCGGCGGCGGATCGCGCGGTTCAGCTGGCCGAAACCTATGCGCCGGGCAAGGTCATCAACCTCTTGTCGATCGGATCGGCCCAGCAGGTGATGCTCGAGGTCCGCTTCTCCGAGATCAAGCGCGGCGCGCTCAAGGATCTGGGGTTCAGCTCATTTGTCGAAGGCAGCGGCAGCCACGGCTTTCAGGGCGCGATCGGCGGCGGCGCAAGCCTGTCCGGCTCGCTCGGCAGCACGACCACCGTGTCGACCGATCCGGTGACGGGTGACGTCACGACGACTACCACACCCAATGCGCCGACGTTGTCATTGGGCTCGATTGTCGACAGCTTCGGCATCCTGACACGGATGTTCAAGATCGCCGGATTGAACTTTGACGTCGCGTTCAACGCGCTGGAGCGCAAAGGTGTTGTCACCACCCTGGCCGAGCCGACGCTGGTTGCCTTGTCGGGTGAAACCGCCAGCTTCCTCGCCGGCGGGGAATTCCCCATTCCTGTCGCACAGAGTGGGAACAGCGGCGGCGACAGCGCAATCTCGGTTCAGTTCAAGCAATTCGGCGTCAGCCTGGCGTTCACGCCGACGGTGCTTGCCGACGGCGTGATCAACCTGGAGGTGGCGCCTGAAGTGAGCTCGATCGACGCTTCGGCATCGGTCGTCGTCAACAACCTCCGCATACCGGGCCTACAGACCCGCCGCGCCCATACGACGGTCGAGCTTCGCGATGGCGAGAGCTTCGCGCTGGCCGGCCTGATCCGCAGGGACTTCCAGGACACCATTCGGCAGTTCCCGGTCCTCGGATCGATCCCGATCATCGGCACCCTGTTCCGCTCGACCAACTTCCAGAAGGAAGAGACGGAACTTGTCATCATCGTCACGCCGCGGCTGGTCAAGCCGGTCCGGGCGGCGGCGATGAAGGTGCCGACCGATCGCGCAACAGCGCCGGACGAGGTCGACCTGTTCCTGCTCGGCCGTCCCGACACGGGCGTTGGGGTCAATCCGTTGGCGCCGACTCAGCCGTCACCTGCCGGCCGCCCGATCGGTGAGACATCGCCGGCGCCGGCGCCAGGGGGAATGGCGGCGCTCGATCCCTCCAAGCTGGAGAAAGACTATGGCCATGCGTTCTAA
- the cpaB gene encoding Flp pilus assembly protein CpaB, whose product MKRQTLIALGIALVLGLVAVLIANSYLSGRERQISSQLPQGGMVRIAVASMPLAYGTDVTPDRVKFVQYPAASLPPGSYRSMAELLPAGKRRVALRPILVNQPLLAADLTGAGQGASIAALLPDGMRALTVRINDVSGVAGFVKPNDTVDVLITRTPINGNGSGEQVTDVLLQNVRVIAMGTQTAGADGKPSPTNSTTLEVNPLDAQKLVLGQQLGQLSLALRKPGEEQNIPKVETVSLNDLRYSYYGSLPPGAGPAMNSATAPARPAPAVRVSRPRPPVVQRAVQAVKDTSTISVTRGTDTKDYEVGGYAQ is encoded by the coding sequence GTGAAACGGCAGACTCTTATTGCGCTCGGCATCGCCCTGGTATTGGGGCTGGTCGCCGTCCTTATCGCCAACTCTTATTTGAGCGGCCGTGAGAGGCAGATCAGCTCGCAGCTGCCGCAGGGCGGCATGGTGCGCATCGCGGTCGCCTCGATGCCCTTGGCCTATGGCACCGACGTCACGCCGGACCGGGTCAAATTTGTCCAATATCCCGCGGCAAGCCTGCCGCCTGGGTCGTACCGGTCGATGGCGGAGCTGTTGCCGGCGGGCAAGCGCCGCGTCGCGCTGCGTCCGATCCTGGTCAACCAGCCGCTGCTTGCGGCGGACCTCACGGGCGCCGGGCAGGGCGCCTCGATCGCCGCGCTGCTGCCCGACGGGATGCGCGCGCTGACCGTCCGGATCAATGACGTGTCCGGCGTGGCTGGCTTCGTCAAACCCAACGACACGGTCGACGTGCTGATCACTCGCACGCCGATCAACGGCAATGGTTCGGGCGAGCAGGTCACCGACGTGCTTCTCCAGAATGTCCGGGTGATCGCGATGGGAACCCAAACGGCGGGTGCCGACGGCAAGCCGAGCCCGACCAATTCGACCACTTTGGAGGTCAATCCGCTCGACGCCCAGAAGCTGGTGCTAGGCCAGCAGCTGGGCCAGCTCAGCCTGGCGCTGCGCAAGCCGGGCGAAGAGCAGAATATTCCGAAAGTCGAGACGGTCAGCCTCAACGACTTGCGCTATTCCTATTACGGATCGCTGCCGCCTGGCGCGGGTCCGGCGATGAACTCGGCCACTGCGCCGGCCAGACCGGCTCCGGCCGTGCGGGTCAGCCGCCCGCGCCCGCCGGTCGTTCAGCGCGCGGTTCAGGCAGTCAAGGACACGTCGACGATCAGCGTCACACGGGGAACCGACACGAAGGACTATGAGGTGGGGGGCTATGCTCAATAG
- a CDS encoding Flp family type IVb pilin, whose translation MKTFINMLRDDRGASAAEYALILAIIGAVIAIAALGLSQAIGNAMDDAASCINDPGTVGSPNADC comes from the coding sequence ATGAAGACTTTCATCAACATGCTGCGCGACGATCGTGGCGCGTCGGCCGCCGAATATGCGCTGATCCTTGCCATTATCGGCGCGGTCATTGCCATCGCGGCGCTCGGCCTCAGCCAGGCCATTGGCAATGCCATGGACGATGCTGCTTCGTGCATCAACGATCCGGGCACCGTCGGTTCGCCGAACGCTGACTGCTAA
- a CDS encoding DUF2569 domain-containing protein — protein sequence MTFTSTEARTTYLSLQRRLRAKSGALLLKIEDRLPRIMTFWFMLAMAGCAVRIASSPLHAAPDASTFLPYVLVVGAPLLSMGLALIWFRDGHLLPQPTTRLAIAGKWRSISRTEAERHRLYGSCGIMVSLLVGMLLNVPVRALEYLASIPALSGTIPAWLSTLHFMMTLDVVLLTSLYTIAFVAALRRVPLFPRLLVAIWAIDITMQLGIARVVAGTEGLPGPVADALHTLLDGNVKKVLISVCLWLPYLLLSKRVNVTFRHRVEA from the coding sequence ATGACTTTCACTTCGACCGAAGCCCGGACCACCTATCTCAGCCTGCAGCGCAGGCTGCGTGCCAAGTCTGGCGCGCTGCTGCTGAAGATCGAGGATCGCCTGCCGCGCATCATGACCTTCTGGTTCATGCTGGCGATGGCAGGGTGCGCGGTCCGCATTGCGTCCAGTCCGCTGCACGCCGCGCCAGATGCTTCGACGTTCCTGCCCTATGTCCTGGTGGTCGGCGCGCCCTTGCTGTCGATGGGCCTGGCGCTGATCTGGTTTCGCGACGGCCATTTGTTGCCGCAGCCGACGACGCGGCTGGCGATCGCCGGCAAATGGCGTTCGATCAGCCGGACCGAGGCGGAGCGACATCGGCTGTACGGATCGTGCGGCATCATGGTCTCGCTGCTGGTAGGAATGCTGCTCAACGTCCCGGTGCGGGCGCTGGAATATCTGGCGTCGATCCCGGCACTGAGCGGGACGATCCCGGCCTGGTTGTCGACGCTGCACTTCATGATGACGTTGGACGTCGTGCTGCTGACCAGCCTCTATACCATCGCCTTCGTCGCCGCACTGCGCCGGGTACCCTTGTTCCCGCGCCTGCTGGTGGCGATCTGGGCGATCGACATTACGATGCAGCTCGGCATTGCCCGCGTCGTGGCCGGAACCGAAGGGTTGCCGGGACCAGTGGCCGACGCGCTGCACACCCTGCTCGACGGCAACGTCAAGAAAGTCCTCATCAGCGTCTGCCTGTGGCTACCCTACCTGCTGCTGTCGAAGCGGGTGAACGTGACCTTCCGCCACCGCGTCGAGGCCTAA